One window from the genome of Metabacillus flavus encodes:
- a CDS encoding YceG family protein has product MVKKIRPIKADANEKDWLSLFKTPLSLRDSFLHSEDELAFTQAAFRILGTYPDEDEYQEVLYDLVHDEEINVVHLSGALDKSIPQDLFQAIQRVLMINTEENGLSVNRLVAFMEGESLIPKAGNDSLSVHYRKNWMILLEQFKASHPEGFLHPEFRRVFTDLVKWSHNHLAAWNAEMAEQPPKVLWYGPASKSETYFLYYLILVGADVLIFHPEGKDIMALFDADETLTSTIRLSSTGRLLPFPEQKPVRKGTVAFRASREIEQMLHTEDSMLYKPWQFRSYIPRSITLKTTYDELFILVKEKALIRPNFEASSQTVQIPALFAKVAGVSKNRKEYWAKIQQITDHELAWTIRSFPFTKTIPGNNHFHYQAALGEDGQLDPEKMMASNWWAYKELPTGLQQGLASAISRYCAYPKLKAPQHESEYQTQLYLFNQALYLPPDILRLVQKFDYAQDIPKIVLYNTEKNGPFGRSDAALLLLMNELGMDIIVFNPAGQNDLEHYINESSYDIHWLEEVSFEEEFKESSLIKKMFKKWF; this is encoded by the coding sequence ATGGTGAAAAAGATTAGACCAATCAAGGCCGATGCGAATGAAAAGGATTGGCTGAGTTTGTTCAAAACTCCATTATCTCTCCGCGACTCCTTCCTGCATTCTGAAGATGAACTTGCTTTCACCCAGGCTGCATTCCGCATTCTTGGTACATATCCGGACGAGGATGAATATCAGGAGGTCTTGTACGACCTTGTTCATGATGAAGAGATAAACGTTGTGCACCTAAGCGGTGCGCTTGATAAATCCATTCCGCAGGATCTTTTTCAGGCCATTCAGCGGGTGTTAATGATCAATACCGAGGAAAATGGGCTCTCCGTCAACAGACTGGTTGCTTTTATGGAGGGGGAGAGCCTTATTCCAAAGGCTGGCAACGATAGTCTATCCGTACATTACCGGAAAAATTGGATGATCCTGCTCGAACAGTTTAAAGCCTCTCATCCGGAGGGGTTTTTGCATCCGGAATTTCGAAGGGTATTCACCGATCTGGTAAAATGGAGCCATAATCATCTTGCTGCATGGAACGCTGAAATGGCGGAACAGCCGCCCAAGGTTCTCTGGTACGGTCCTGCGTCTAAAAGCGAAACCTATTTTTTGTATTACTTGATTCTTGTAGGAGCCGATGTCTTAATTTTCCATCCTGAAGGAAAAGATATCATGGCTTTGTTCGATGCGGATGAAACCCTCACAAGCACCATTCGCCTGAGTTCAACCGGAAGATTGCTGCCATTTCCTGAACAGAAGCCCGTCCGTAAAGGAACGGTTGCCTTCCGGGCTTCAAGGGAAATTGAGCAGATGCTCCATACGGAAGATTCAATGCTGTATAAGCCGTGGCAGTTCCGTTCCTATATCCCCAGGTCGATTACATTAAAAACAACCTATGATGAACTATTTATTTTAGTAAAAGAAAAAGCTCTCATTCGTCCGAATTTTGAAGCATCCAGCCAAACGGTGCAAATCCCGGCGCTTTTCGCTAAAGTAGCCGGTGTCTCCAAAAACAGAAAGGAATATTGGGCGAAAATCCAGCAGATCACCGATCACGAGCTTGCCTGGACGATTCGTTCCTTTCCGTTTACAAAAACAATTCCCGGCAACAATCATTTTCATTATCAGGCAGCACTCGGAGAAGATGGGCAGCTGGATCCTGAGAAAATGATGGCAAGCAACTGGTGGGCATACAAAGAGCTTCCGACCGGGCTGCAGCAGGGACTCGCTTCGGCCATTTCCCGCTATTGTGCCTACCCTAAATTAAAAGCCCCGCAGCATGAATCAGAGTACCAGACACAGCTCTATTTATTTAACCAGGCGCTGTACCTGCCACCGGATATTTTAAGGCTAGTACAGAAATTCGACTACGCCCAGGATATACCGAAAATCGTTCTTTATAATACAGAAAAAAATGGACCCTTCGGCCGGTCGGATGCAGCCCTCCTTCTATTGATGAACGAACTGGGAATGGACATCATCGTATTCAATCCGGCAGGCCAGAACGATTTGGAACATTATATCAATGAGAGCAGCTATGACATTCATTGGCTGGAGGAAGTCAGCTTTGAAGAGGAATTCAAAGAATCTTCTCTGATTAAAAAAATGTTTAAAAAATGGTTTTAG
- a CDS encoding toxic anion resistance protein: MNTNELQAMNLEKKEELLETGTNEIKAQLRKEPEVQKLAQNIDHKNQLALLEYGKEPANEISAFSGRILNTIKSSSMEESSALLKHLGKIMDRFDSKDFVEKKGLMAKVFNRGQKVIDKLFSKYQTMGSEIDKVYVEIMKYENEMKGSTQTLEQLYEQNFQYYTELEKYIVAGEMKVEELRAKVPELESRAASGNQLAGMELDTLKNGIELMEQRVYDLEMAKQVAYQAAPQIRLLQRGNTKLIAKINSAFVTTIPIFKTGLINAIAAKRQNLVAQSMNELDKRTNEMLLKNAQNISKQSTEIARMSGSPSIKIETMEETWSIIMKGMQETKAIEDENKKMREEGKVRIEQLQENFKRLEQQR, encoded by the coding sequence ATGAATACGAACGAATTGCAGGCTATGAATCTTGAAAAAAAAGAAGAGCTGCTGGAAACCGGTACGAACGAAATAAAAGCCCAGCTTAGAAAAGAGCCGGAAGTGCAAAAGCTTGCCCAAAACATCGATCATAAAAACCAGCTTGCCCTGCTGGAGTATGGAAAAGAACCGGCAAACGAAATTTCTGCCTTTTCCGGCAGGATTCTTAATACGATTAAATCGAGCAGCATGGAAGAATCCAGTGCTCTCTTAAAGCACCTCGGGAAAATCATGGATCGCTTCGACAGCAAGGATTTTGTGGAGAAAAAGGGCTTGATGGCAAAAGTGTTCAACCGTGGCCAAAAAGTGATAGACAAGCTGTTTTCAAAATACCAGACGATGGGCTCAGAAATTGACAAGGTGTACGTAGAAATCATGAAGTACGAAAACGAGATGAAAGGCTCTACTCAGACGCTTGAACAGCTATATGAGCAGAACTTTCAGTACTACACCGAGCTTGAGAAATATATTGTCGCGGGCGAAATGAAAGTCGAAGAGCTCCGGGCAAAGGTTCCCGAGCTTGAGAGCAGGGCGGCAAGCGGCAATCAGCTTGCGGGAATGGAACTGGATACGCTGAAAAACGGAATCGAGCTAATGGAACAAAGAGTATATGACCTGGAAATGGCCAAGCAGGTTGCCTATCAGGCAGCACCGCAAATCCGCCTTCTGCAAAGAGGGAACACGAAGCTGATTGCCAAAATCAATTCCGCATTCGTAACGACTATTCCAATTTTTAAAACGGGTTTGATCAATGCCATCGCAGCAAAAAGACAAAACCTTGTCGCCCAATCCATGAACGAACTGGATAAGCGCACGAACGAAATGCTGCTAAAAAACGCACAGAACATTTCGAAGCAAAGCACAGAGATTGCAAGAATGTCCGGCAGCCCGAGCATTAAGATCGAAACGATGGAAGAAACATGGAGCATCATTATGAAAGGGATGCAGGAAACAAAGGCCATTGAAGATGAAAACAAAAAGATGCGCGAAGAAGGCAAGGTCCGGATCGAGCAGCTTCAAGAGAATTTCAAGCGGCTTGAACAGCAGCGCTAA
- a CDS encoding vWA domain-containing protein, which yields MSTINLMKKNVQIVLEKKQLAGVTARVGLVLDISGSMRKLYKNGTVQKVVERVLAVASQFDDDGMLDVWVYDNEFARLKPVTERDFNGYVENVILSDSLIHKFGRNDEPPVMEDVIRKYTSEESSKDPAFIVFINDGGCKKTIKKPVIESSNQPIFWQFVGIGDSNFEVLENLDSMEGRYIDNASFFHIQDAETVTDEELYSQLLDEFPSWIEEAKAKGVL from the coding sequence TTGAGCACGATTAATCTGATGAAGAAGAATGTGCAAATTGTTCTCGAGAAAAAGCAGCTGGCCGGGGTAACAGCCAGAGTCGGCCTTGTGCTCGATATCTCAGGCTCAATGAGAAAGCTCTATAAAAACGGGACAGTCCAAAAGGTAGTGGAGAGAGTCCTTGCCGTCGCAAGCCAATTTGATGACGATGGCATGCTTGACGTTTGGGTATACGACAATGAGTTTGCCCGTCTCAAGCCAGTTACGGAAAGAGATTTTAACGGCTACGTCGAGAACGTGATCCTCTCTGATTCACTGATCCATAAATTCGGACGAAACGATGAGCCCCCTGTCATGGAGGATGTCATCCGAAAATATACAAGCGAAGAATCCAGTAAGGATCCTGCTTTCATTGTGTTTATTAATGACGGAGGCTGCAAAAAAACCATTAAAAAACCTGTCATCGAATCCTCTAACCAGCCGATTTTCTGGCAATTTGTCGGTATTGGCGACAGCAATTTTGAAGTGCTGGAAAACCTGGATTCAATGGAAGGCCGATACATCGATAACGCCAGCTTTTTTCACATCCAGGATGCAGAAACGGTGACAGACGAAGAACTGTACAGCCAGCTCTTGGACGAATTCCCATCATGGATTGAGGAAGCGAAGGCAAAGGGAGTACTGTAA
- a CDS encoding FAD-dependent oxidoreductase, translating into MNTIILAGGGHAHLAGIADGSLRHFPHTEIILISPSRYQYYSGMFSGFTEGIYSENQIRIDLEALSKKHGFTFVEDKITGIDADGKSVLISSGRTFTYDLLSFDIGSSQIRSPFILPIKPNYTFPEAIRSFREGERPVIVGGGASGVELSLAASAYRKHNSLMRPVSLISGVHLLSSAHSQKLHEVCEHKGVNVIQNKKARLLDSGVLVIGDDQIPFSHLLWLGGAEAPSLFKQSSLATDANGYLQVDERLRYSPSIFAAGDCVSINRYPQLPKNGVYAVRQSTVLWENLKRAAEKRDLVPFRPQKQFLAILSTGGKEGFLTYGRIHYHGKTAWTIKHAIDRRYMNSF; encoded by the coding sequence ATGAACACGATTATACTTGCCGGCGGCGGGCATGCCCATCTTGCCGGGATCGCGGATGGCTCATTGAGGCATTTTCCGCATACGGAAATTATCCTTATTTCTCCGTCCCGCTATCAATATTATTCCGGCATGTTTTCAGGCTTCACCGAAGGAATATACAGTGAGAATCAAATCCGAATTGACCTTGAAGCCTTATCGAAAAAGCACGGCTTCACCTTCGTGGAAGATAAAATAACGGGTATTGATGCGGATGGAAAATCAGTCCTGATCTCCTCTGGCCGAACTTTCACCTATGATTTGCTGTCATTTGATATTGGCTCTTCTCAAATTCGCTCTCCCTTCATTCTCCCGATTAAACCGAATTACACATTTCCAGAGGCCATTCGTTCCTTTAGAGAAGGAGAGCGGCCCGTTATTGTTGGGGGAGGGGCTTCAGGTGTAGAGCTTTCGCTTGCGGCTTCAGCTTACAGGAAACACAATAGCTTGATGCGGCCTGTATCGCTGATTAGCGGCGTACACCTGCTTTCTTCCGCACATAGTCAAAAGCTTCATGAAGTGTGCGAGCATAAAGGGGTTAACGTCATACAGAATAAAAAAGCCCGGCTGCTGGACAGCGGGGTACTTGTTATAGGAGATGACCAGATTCCCTTTTCCCATTTGCTTTGGCTGGGGGGCGCGGAGGCTCCTTCCCTTTTCAAACAATCAAGCTTAGCAACGGACGCAAATGGTTATTTACAGGTTGATGAGCGGCTGAGGTACAGTCCTTCCATTTTCGCGGCAGGGGACTGTGTATCCATTAACCGATATCCACAGCTTCCGAAAAACGGAGTCTACGCTGTACGCCAATCCACAGTGCTGTGGGAGAACCTAAAACGAGCGGCAGAAAAACGGGATCTTGTTCCTTTCCGGCCTCAGAAGCAGTTTCTCGCTATTTTATCGACCGGCGGAAAAGAGGGCTTCCTCACCTATGGCCGAATTCATTACCATGGAAAAACTGCATGGACCATCAAGCATGCCATTGACCGGCGGTATATGAATTCTTTTTAA
- a CDS encoding class I SAM-dependent methyltransferase, whose amino-acid sequence MFSLIRRNFSKPKGWIGVITGKIMAQENQFINKWTISRMGVRRGDKVLEVGYGPGYALEYILKNYPVVKADGIDISETMKEQASIRLKDYIEAGKTELSAADIGEARIPANSYHKILSVNNYTIWDEPRKGLSHLYEAMLPGGTIAITMQPREENASPNKTKMFGKQIYDDLSACGFERISMKFKRVKPEMTVCVTARKPWK is encoded by the coding sequence ATGTTCAGCTTGATCAGGAGGAATTTCAGCAAACCGAAAGGCTGGATTGGGGTCATAACCGGAAAAATCATGGCCCAGGAAAATCAATTTATCAACAAATGGACCATCTCAAGAATGGGAGTCCGGCGCGGCGACAAGGTGCTGGAGGTTGGTTATGGTCCAGGATACGCTCTGGAATACATCCTTAAGAACTACCCTGTGGTGAAAGCCGACGGGATTGATATTTCTGAAACAATGAAGGAGCAGGCGTCGATCCGGCTGAAGGATTATATAGAAGCCGGTAAAACAGAACTTTCGGCAGCAGATATCGGAGAGGCTCGAATACCTGCGAATTCCTATCATAAAATTCTCTCTGTAAATAATTACACGATTTGGGATGAACCGAGGAAAGGGCTATCCCATCTATATGAAGCCATGCTTCCCGGCGGAACCATTGCCATCACCATGCAGCCGCGCGAGGAAAACGCGAGTCCCAACAAAACGAAAATGTTCGGCAAACAAATTTATGATGATTTATCTGCATGCGGATTTGAACGAATTTCAATGAAGTTTAAGAGAGTGAAGCCGGAAATGACGGTGTGTGTGACGGCGCGGAAGCCTTGGAAGTGA
- a CDS encoding organic hydroperoxide resistance protein, whose amino-acid sequence MNALYTATATATGGREGRIQSSDGQLDFAVAMPKGLGGQGGDGTNPEQLFAAGYSACFDSALNLVIRQKRIKTEGTKVTANVSIGKDEADGGFKLEVELEAIIKGVDDATAQELIEAAHQVCPYSKATRGNIDVDLKGRAE is encoded by the coding sequence ATGAATGCACTTTATACAGCAACTGCAACGGCAACTGGCGGACGCGAAGGACGTATCCAATCTTCAGACGGACAGCTTGATTTCGCTGTCGCTATGCCAAAAGGTCTTGGCGGACAGGGCGGAGACGGAACAAACCCTGAACAGCTTTTCGCAGCCGGCTACTCTGCTTGCTTCGACAGCGCTCTAAATCTGGTTATTCGCCAAAAACGCATTAAAACTGAAGGCACAAAAGTAACAGCCAACGTTTCCATCGGGAAAGATGAAGCTGACGGCGGATTCAAACTTGAGGTTGAACTGGAAGCAATCATTAAAGGCGTAGATGACGCAACAGCACAAGAACTAATCGAAGCCGCTCACCAAGTTTGCCCATACTCTAAAGCAACTCGCGGAAACATTGATGTAGACCTTAAAGGCAGAGCGGAATAA
- a CDS encoding MarR family winged helix-turn-helix transcriptional regulator, which yields MDNESKLKLENQLCFALYASSKEISSMYRPMLEPLKLTFPQYLVMLVLWESNHLTVKEIGEKLMLDSGTLTPMLKRLEAAGFIERTRSAEDERKMTISLTRSGEKLRIEASCIPDQVAPKLGLSIEEYKLLLKTLRNLTFHLKQGGNKS from the coding sequence ATGGATAACGAATCAAAACTGAAGCTTGAGAATCAGCTTTGCTTTGCACTCTATGCAAGCTCAAAAGAAATCTCAAGCATGTACAGACCGATGCTTGAACCTTTAAAGCTTACATTCCCGCAGTACCTTGTCATGCTCGTTCTTTGGGAAAGCAATCATCTGACCGTTAAGGAAATCGGCGAAAAGCTCATGCTTGATTCCGGAACTCTCACCCCGATGCTGAAGCGACTGGAAGCAGCGGGATTCATAGAGAGAACGCGTTCGGCAGAAGACGAGCGCAAAATGACGATTAGCCTCACCCGCAGCGGGGAAAAGCTTAGAATAGAGGCATCTTGCATTCCCGATCAGGTTGCCCCCAAATTGGGGTTATCCATAGAAGAGTACAAACTGCTTCTTAAAACCTTAAGAAATCTGACATTTCATCTAAAACAAGGAGGAAACAAATCATGA
- a CDS encoding FAD-dependent oxidoreductase, whose protein sequence is MPNQPIPSTPEPYWRESAELPSFPKLQQSLETEAVIVGGGITGITAAYLLAKEGVKVVLLEADVLLNGTTGHTTAKITTQHDLIYDELMHHIGEEKTKKYFRANDEALAFMRDYAANVSCDFSDQDAYIYTTENKNITKLEKEYKAYVKLDADCAMADSLPFDLSIKSAIMIRNQAQFHPLSYLNQMVQELQEMGAEIYEHTVAVDAEAFEGGAKVITRDGVHIKAKHAISCSHFPFYDGNGFYFTRMYAERSYVLGVKTRQPYPGGMYLSADTPTRSIRSTPMNGEDLILIGGDSHKTGQGFDTEKHYESLELFGKVHLGLKETVYKWSAQDLITLDKIPYVGPVTKGKPSILAATGYRKWGMTNGTAAAMMIRDLVLEKENPYQDVFCPSRFIADPSIKTFLSQNLNVAGHLIGGKLDFGSRKKIEELRVDEGALVTHKGQKAAAYKDQQGCLHLVDSTCTHLGCEVEWNHGDRSWDCPCHGSRFSIDGDVMEGPADKPLKKLNTDEA, encoded by the coding sequence TTGCCAAATCAACCGATTCCCTCAACTCCAGAACCATATTGGAGAGAATCTGCCGAGCTCCCATCCTTCCCCAAGCTCCAGCAAAGTCTGGAAACAGAAGCTGTTATTGTCGGCGGCGGCATTACCGGAATTACTGCTGCCTACTTGCTGGCCAAAGAAGGAGTCAAAGTCGTTCTTCTTGAAGCGGATGTGTTATTAAACGGCACAACCGGGCATACAACTGCGAAAATCACGACCCAGCATGACCTGATCTACGATGAGCTGATGCACCACATCGGCGAAGAAAAGACGAAAAAATATTTCCGTGCGAATGATGAAGCTCTTGCCTTTATGCGAGATTATGCCGCCAATGTTTCCTGTGATTTTTCGGACCAGGATGCTTATATTTACACGACGGAAAACAAAAACATTACAAAGCTTGAGAAGGAATATAAAGCCTATGTAAAGCTCGATGCGGATTGTGCAATGGCGGACTCCCTCCCTTTTGATTTATCCATAAAAAGCGCAATCATGATCCGGAATCAGGCTCAATTTCATCCTCTCTCCTATTTAAACCAAATGGTTCAGGAGCTTCAGGAAATGGGTGCTGAAATCTATGAGCATACTGTTGCTGTAGATGCAGAAGCATTTGAAGGCGGAGCAAAAGTCATCACAAGGGATGGCGTCCATATTAAGGCAAAGCATGCCATTTCCTGCTCACACTTCCCCTTCTATGACGGGAACGGCTTTTACTTTACAAGAATGTACGCCGAGCGGTCCTATGTCCTCGGTGTTAAAACCAGGCAGCCGTATCCCGGCGGAATGTATTTAAGCGCGGACACTCCGACCCGGTCGATCCGCTCTACCCCTATGAATGGCGAAGACCTGATTTTAATTGGCGGGGACAGTCATAAAACCGGACAAGGATTTGATACAGAAAAGCATTACGAGAGCCTTGAATTGTTTGGAAAGGTTCATCTTGGGCTAAAGGAAACGGTGTACAAGTGGTCGGCACAGGATTTAATCACGCTCGATAAAATCCCCTATGTGGGACCTGTCACGAAGGGCAAACCATCGATTTTGGCAGCTACCGGTTACCGAAAATGGGGCATGACGAACGGAACGGCGGCTGCGATGATGATCCGCGACCTCGTGCTGGAAAAAGAAAACCCTTATCAGGATGTGTTCTGCCCATCCCGCTTTATTGCTGATCCAAGCATCAAAACATTCCTATCGCAAAACCTGAATGTGGCCGGCCATTTAATTGGAGGCAAGCTGGATTTCGGCTCTAGGAAAAAAATAGAAGAGCTTCGGGTTGATGAAGGGGCTCTCGTCACTCATAAAGGCCAGAAAGCGGCTGCTTATAAAGATCAGCAAGGCTGCCTCCATTTAGTTGACTCCACCTGCACCCATTTAGGCTGTGAAGTGGAATGGAACCATGGGGACCGTTCGTGGGACTGCCCTTGCCACGGTTCGCGATTCTCCATTGACGGAGATGTGATGGAAGGGCCTGCAGACAAGCCACTGAAAAAGCTGAATACAGATGAAGCATAA
- the msrA gene encoding peptide-methionine (S)-S-oxide reductase MsrA, with amino-acid sequence MTATQLETATFAGGCFWCMVKPFDELPGIHGIVSGYTGGHKENPTYEEVKAQTTGHAEAVQIQYDPSLFPYEKLLELYWQQIDPTDDEGQFIDRGESYRAIIFYHTEEQRQAAEATKKELAESGKFKKPIVTPIREASTFYPAEEYHQDFYKKNPEKYKQERVESGRDVFAKENWK; translated from the coding sequence ATGACAGCAACTCAACTAGAAACGGCTACATTCGCAGGAGGCTGCTTTTGGTGCATGGTGAAACCATTCGACGAGCTTCCCGGCATTCACGGCATTGTATCCGGCTATACAGGCGGACATAAAGAAAACCCGACCTATGAAGAAGTAAAAGCTCAAACAACCGGCCATGCGGAAGCGGTGCAGATTCAATATGATCCCAGTCTTTTTCCTTATGAAAAATTGCTGGAGCTTTATTGGCAGCAAATTGACCCGACGGATGATGAGGGCCAGTTTATTGACCGGGGCGAGTCATACCGGGCGATTATTTTCTATCATACGGAAGAGCAGCGGCAGGCAGCCGAAGCCACTAAAAAGGAACTGGCGGAAAGCGGTAAGTTTAAGAAACCGATTGTTACGCCAATCAGAGAAGCAAGTACATTCTACCCCGCTGAAGAATATCATCAGGATTTCTATAAAAAGAATCCTGAAAAATACAAGCAGGAACGAGTGGAATCCGGCAGGGATGTTTTTGCAAAAGAGAATTGGAAATAA
- a CDS encoding LLM class flavin-dependent oxidoreductase, which produces MKYGFWLPLFGGWLRNVQDEKMPPTFDYAKKVIQSGEKWGYSTTLIAELYLNDIKGPEYDSLEAWTTAAGLAAVTEKIEIMTAIRPGFHNPAVAAKMAANLDQMSNGRFTLNVVSAWWEEEARQYGGIFTEHDERYSRTEEFVEVLKGLWTEDSFSHKGRHYECKEAKLFPKPVQKPNPILYAGGESPRGKETIARYCDAYVMHGGTVDEIRSKIGEMVRLRETVNENPFASFGMAAYVICRDSEEEAAEELARITDVKESSAYAGFKDFTSKSQLEQQIQLQDYSVSNRGLRPNLVGTPEQIAERIIQFEEAGLDLLLLQFSPQLEEMERFSKTVMPIVERKRTAVQ; this is translated from the coding sequence ATGAAATACGGATTTTGGCTTCCCCTTTTCGGGGGCTGGCTTAGAAATGTTCAGGATGAAAAGATGCCTCCTACATTCGACTATGCAAAAAAGGTCATTCAGTCAGGAGAGAAATGGGGCTATAGCACAACTTTGATTGCAGAGCTTTATTTAAACGATATTAAAGGCCCGGAATACGATTCGCTTGAAGCGTGGACAACGGCAGCGGGACTTGCCGCAGTCACTGAAAAAATTGAAATTATGACGGCCATCAGACCGGGCTTTCATAACCCCGCAGTGGCGGCCAAGATGGCGGCCAATCTTGATCAGATGAGCAATGGCCGATTTACGTTAAATGTCGTCTCCGCCTGGTGGGAAGAAGAAGCGAGACAGTACGGAGGCATTTTTACCGAGCATGATGAGCGCTACAGCCGGACAGAGGAGTTTGTTGAGGTCTTGAAAGGTCTTTGGACGGAAGATTCATTCTCCCATAAAGGAAGGCATTATGAATGCAAAGAAGCAAAGCTTTTCCCGAAACCAGTTCAAAAACCGAATCCGATCCTGTATGCAGGAGGGGAAAGTCCGCGCGGAAAAGAGACGATTGCCCGCTATTGCGACGCTTATGTGATGCACGGGGGAACGGTGGATGAAATCCGTTCAAAAATCGGAGAAATGGTTCGTTTAAGAGAAACCGTGAATGAAAATCCATTCGCCTCCTTTGGAATGGCCGCATACGTGATATGCAGGGACTCTGAGGAAGAGGCGGCAGAAGAGCTCGCTCGCATAACCGATGTAAAAGAGTCCTCCGCTTACGCAGGCTTCAAAGATTTCACAAGCAAATCCCAGCTTGAACAGCAAATCCAGCTTCAGGATTATTCGGTTTCAAACCGGGGACTGCGCCCGAATCTAGTCGGAACCCCTGAACAGATTGCAGAGCGGATCATCCAGTTTGAAGAGGCAGGTCTTGATCTGCTGCTGCTCCAATTTTCACCGCAGCTTGAAGAAATGGAGCGTTTTTCTAAAACAGTCATGCCGATTGTGGAGAGAAAGAGGACCGCAGTTCAATAA
- a CDS encoding thioredoxin family protein: MEKITSSEQFQQLISTDKEVLIKFFADWCPDCTRMNFFIDEIIEEYKEYQWFEINKDEFPEIAEQYQVMGIPSILIFKNGEKLGHLHSANAKTPEQVQEFLAEKL, translated from the coding sequence ATGGAAAAAATTACATCATCCGAGCAGTTTCAGCAGCTTATTTCAACAGATAAGGAAGTTTTAATTAAATTCTTCGCAGATTGGTGTCCTGATTGCACCCGAATGAATTTCTTCATCGATGAAATCATCGAAGAATACAAAGAATACCAATGGTTTGAGATCAATAAAGACGAATTTCCTGAGATTGCCGAGCAGTATCAGGTAATGGGGATTCCAAGCATCCTGATTTTTAAAAACGGTGAAAAGCTTGGCCATCTTCACAGTGCGAATGCCAAGACACCTGAACAGGTACAGGAATTTCTCGCGGAAAAACTTTAA
- a CDS encoding D-alanine--D-alanine ligase yields MKIKLGLVYGGKSAEHQVSLQTALAVIKALDLSKFDIHPIYITEKGEWIRGEQLNEPASNAAALKLGHEVSEAILPVALNTDLFPSTNGDNSEKPFDVIFPLLHGPNGEDGTIQGMLELMNIPYVGNGVLASAAGMDKVAMKNLFAQAGLEQAEYVWLIRSEWKKDPETAYTNVETKLGYPCFVKPANLGSSVGISKCKNREELEAAFEEAFSYDRKIIIEEGIIGREIEIGVVGNDEPACSVTGEIAPKKEFYDYKAKYVDGDTDMMIPAKVTEEEYAMIEKMAIAAFKAIDGAGLVRADFFLTEDGRALINEVNTMPGFTPYSMFPLLWKHTGLEYPQLIEKLVSLAIERHEEKQQIRHTF; encoded by the coding sequence ATGAAAATTAAACTTGGCCTCGTATACGGAGGGAAATCCGCAGAACATCAAGTTTCTCTGCAAACAGCCCTTGCTGTAATCAAGGCTCTTGATCTCAGCAAATTTGATATACATCCTATTTATATTACGGAAAAAGGCGAATGGATTCGCGGGGAACAGCTGAACGAACCTGCTTCAAATGCAGCCGCTCTAAAGCTTGGACATGAAGTTAGTGAAGCGATTTTGCCTGTTGCACTGAACACAGATTTATTCCCGTCCACTAACGGCGATAATTCAGAGAAGCCTTTTGATGTAATTTTCCCGCTTCTTCATGGACCTAATGGGGAAGACGGCACCATTCAGGGAATGCTTGAACTAATGAATATTCCGTACGTAGGAAACGGGGTTCTTGCTTCTGCAGCAGGAATGGATAAAGTAGCAATGAAAAATCTGTTTGCGCAAGCCGGACTTGAGCAGGCTGAATACGTTTGGCTGATTCGCAGTGAGTGGAAAAAAGATCCGGAAACGGCATATACTAACGTAGAAACCAAACTGGGCTATCCTTGCTTTGTCAAACCTGCCAACCTTGGCTCCAGTGTCGGCATCAGCAAATGCAAAAACCGCGAAGAACTGGAAGCTGCATTTGAGGAAGCATTCTCCTATGACCGCAAAATCATTATCGAAGAAGGAATCATTGGACGTGAAATTGAAATTGGCGTAGTCGGAAACGATGAGCCTGCATGCTCCGTTACAGGAGAAATCGCTCCGAAAAAAGAATTCTATGATTATAAAGCGAAGTATGTGGACGGCGATACAGACATGATGATTCCGGCTAAAGTAACGGAAGAAGAATATGCAATGATTGAAAAAATGGCTATTGCTGCTTTTAAAGCCATCGACGGTGCCGGACTTGTGCGCGCCGACTTTTTCCTTACTGAAGACGGAAGAGCTTTAATTAATGAAGTGAACACGATGCCGGGCTTTACCCCATACAGCATGTTCCCGCTTCTTTGGAAGCATACGGGTCTGGAGTATCCTCAGCTCATTGAAAAGCTCGTTTCACTTGCCATTGAACGCCACGAAGAAAAACAGCAGATCAGACACACGTTTTAA